A section of the Girardinichthys multiradiatus isolate DD_20200921_A chromosome 5, DD_fGirMul_XY1, whole genome shotgun sequence genome encodes:
- the knop1 gene encoding lysine-rich nucleolar protein 1 isoform X1 has translation MEEETSEENIMKRVKKLKKGKMFSPEIQNCDAENRSQGQTKKEKKWKKVGKEEEDETGQKEDKKKTNKKKRDSIAITDVIIVEDDKKKKKKKLLEDDVNQVKTDTIRKEKLEKMKRKEENLKDKSVQVKPENMKKEEGEHIQIGNDDSPKKPKKEKGKMLVSSTAETEEVVGEKKRKKNKSLVINDGVGETKAKTKANVEENGMNVEKAETEVKLKRKKKKESKTEGFGNELEHTEIHRKKKRSMEDEKILKKKKDKLINKETVTEEEKPEVKIKKKKKSKKAEEDDGKVEPEETEPKKKKVKVEEDEWSCERNITWAPESQSKRTKNSVKEDQVINTEAKDGGRKKKKVKEEQKDPQEFPQMDVTFLSAKSGNTDEVSINPERRKALQMEIDKASQPDKPTVLGQWSTAQFDSSQQQQKFLRLMGGFKKGFQPAGTNAGGANMALGKEAQQQLQQGLLGDFERAHTRRMDFNNRGAGLGFTAASNKKFTIDVNASRSVRFDD, from the exons ATGGAGGAGGAGACCAGTGAGGAGAACATAATGAAGAGGGTGAAAAAACTCaagaaaggaaaaatgttttcaccTGAAATCCAAAACTGTGATGCTGAGAACAGGAGCCAAGgccagacaaaaaaagaaaagaaatggaaaaaagtgggaaaagaagaggaggatgaaACTGGTCAGAAAGAGGacaagaaaaagacaaacaagAAGAAACGTGATAGTATTGCTATAACTGATGTTATAATTGTAGAGGATgataagaagaagaaaaagaagaagctgTTAGAAGATGATGTGAATCAAGTAAAAACAGATACtataaggaaagaaaaactagaAAAGATGAAAAGGAAAGAGGAGAATTTAAAGGATAAGTCTGTACAAGTCAAAcctgaaaatatgaagaaagaaGAAGGCGAACATATTCAGATTGGAAATGATGATTCTCCAAAGAAACCCAAGAAGGAAAAAGGCAAAATGTTAGTTTCAAGCACAGCGGAGACTGAAGAGGTAGttggagaaaagaaaagaaagaaaaataaatctcttgTTATTAATGATGGAGTTGGTGAAACAAAGGCAAAAACGAAAGCAAATGTGGAGGAAAATGGGATGAATGTAGAAAAAGCAGAGACTGAGGTCAaattaaaaaggaagaaaaagaaggaGAGTAAAACTGAGGGATTTGGAAATGAGCTTGAACATACTGAAAttcacagaaaaaagaaaagatcgATGGAGGATGAGAAAattctcaaaaagaaaaaagacaaattaataaacaaagagaCTGTAACAGAGGAGGAGAAACCTGAGGTAaagatcaaaaagaaaaaaaagagtaaaaaagcAGAAGAGGACGATGGGAAAGTAGAACCAGAGGAGACAGAgccaaagaagaagaaagtaaAAGTAGAGGAGGACGAGTGGAGCTGTGAGCGTAACATAACTTGGGCTCCTGAGTCACAGAGCaaaaggaccaaaaactcaGTTAAAGAAGATCAGGTCATCAACACTgaggccaaagatggagggagaaagaagaaaaaggtcAAAGAAGAGCAGAAAGACCCACAG GAGTTTCCCCAAATGGATGTGACCTTCCTATCAGCAAAGTCTGGAAACACAGATGAGGTCTCCATTAATCCA GAGAGAAGAAAGGCTCTTCAGATGGAGATCGACAAGGCTTCCCAACCAGATAAACCTACA GTTTTGGGCCAGTGGAGCACAGCTCAGTTCGACAGctcccagcagcagcagaagttcTTGCGGCTGATGGGCGGCTTTAAAAAGGGCTTCCAACCTGCTGGGACGAACGCTGGGGGAGCCAACATGGCGCTGGGAAAGGAAgcgcagcagcagctgcagcaaggGCTTCTGGGAGACTTTGAGCGAGCCCACACACGGAGAATGGACTTCAATAACAGGGGGGCGGGGCTTGGGTTTACAGCAGCATCCAATAAGAAGTTCACCATCGATGTCAATGCATCTCGGTCCGTCCGCTTTGATGACTAA
- the knop1 gene encoding lysine-rich nucleolar protein 1 isoform X2 — MEEETSEENIMKRVKKLKKGKMFSPEIQNCDAENRSQGQTKKEKKWKKVGKEEEDETGQKEDKKKTNKKKRDSIAITDVIIVEDDKKKKKKKLLEDDVNQVKTDTIRKEKLEKMKRKEENLKDKSVQVKPENMKKEEGEHIQIGNDDSPKKPKKEKGKMLVSSTAETEEVVGEKKRKKNKSLVINDGVGETKAKTKANVEENGMNVEKAETEVKLKRKKKKESKTEGFGNELEHTEIHRKKKRSMEDEKILKKKKDKLINKETVTEEEKPEVKIKKKKKSKKAEEDDGKVEPEETEPKKKKVKVEEDEWSCERNITWAPESQSKRTKNSVKEDQVINTEAKDGGRKKKKVKEEQKDPQEFPQMDVTFLSAKSGNTDEERRKALQMEIDKASQPDKPTVLGQWSTAQFDSSQQQQKFLRLMGGFKKGFQPAGTNAGGANMALGKEAQQQLQQGLLGDFERAHTRRMDFNNRGAGLGFTAASNKKFTIDVNASRSVRFDD, encoded by the exons ATGGAGGAGGAGACCAGTGAGGAGAACATAATGAAGAGGGTGAAAAAACTCaagaaaggaaaaatgttttcaccTGAAATCCAAAACTGTGATGCTGAGAACAGGAGCCAAGgccagacaaaaaaagaaaagaaatggaaaaaagtgggaaaagaagaggaggatgaaACTGGTCAGAAAGAGGacaagaaaaagacaaacaagAAGAAACGTGATAGTATTGCTATAACTGATGTTATAATTGTAGAGGATgataagaagaagaaaaagaagaagctgTTAGAAGATGATGTGAATCAAGTAAAAACAGATACtataaggaaagaaaaactagaAAAGATGAAAAGGAAAGAGGAGAATTTAAAGGATAAGTCTGTACAAGTCAAAcctgaaaatatgaagaaagaaGAAGGCGAACATATTCAGATTGGAAATGATGATTCTCCAAAGAAACCCAAGAAGGAAAAAGGCAAAATGTTAGTTTCAAGCACAGCGGAGACTGAAGAGGTAGttggagaaaagaaaagaaagaaaaataaatctcttgTTATTAATGATGGAGTTGGTGAAACAAAGGCAAAAACGAAAGCAAATGTGGAGGAAAATGGGATGAATGTAGAAAAAGCAGAGACTGAGGTCAaattaaaaaggaagaaaaagaaggaGAGTAAAACTGAGGGATTTGGAAATGAGCTTGAACATACTGAAAttcacagaaaaaagaaaagatcgATGGAGGATGAGAAAattctcaaaaagaaaaaagacaaattaataaacaaagagaCTGTAACAGAGGAGGAGAAACCTGAGGTAaagatcaaaaagaaaaaaaagagtaaaaaagcAGAAGAGGACGATGGGAAAGTAGAACCAGAGGAGACAGAgccaaagaagaagaaagtaaAAGTAGAGGAGGACGAGTGGAGCTGTGAGCGTAACATAACTTGGGCTCCTGAGTCACAGAGCaaaaggaccaaaaactcaGTTAAAGAAGATCAGGTCATCAACACTgaggccaaagatggagggagaaagaagaaaaaggtcAAAGAAGAGCAGAAAGACCCACAG GAGTTTCCCCAAATGGATGTGACCTTCCTATCAGCAAAGTCTGGAAACACAGATGAG GAGAGAAGAAAGGCTCTTCAGATGGAGATCGACAAGGCTTCCCAACCAGATAAACCTACA GTTTTGGGCCAGTGGAGCACAGCTCAGTTCGACAGctcccagcagcagcagaagttcTTGCGGCTGATGGGCGGCTTTAAAAAGGGCTTCCAACCTGCTGGGACGAACGCTGGGGGAGCCAACATGGCGCTGGGAAAGGAAgcgcagcagcagctgcagcaaggGCTTCTGGGAGACTTTGAGCGAGCCCACACACGGAGAATGGACTTCAATAACAGGGGGGCGGGGCTTGGGTTTACAGCAGCATCCAATAAGAAGTTCACCATCGATGTCAATGCATCTCGGTCCGTCCGCTTTGATGACTAA
- the knop1 gene encoding uncharacterized protein DDB_G0286299 isoform X3, which produces MEEETSEENIMKRVKKLKKGKMFSPEIQNCDAENRSQGQTKKEKKWKKVGKEEEDETGQKEDKKKTNKKKRDSIAITDVIIVEDDKKKKKKKLLEDDVNQVKTDTIRKEKLEKMKRKEENLKDKSVQVKPENMKKEEGEHIQIGNDDSPKKPKKEKGKMLVSSTAETEEVVGEKKRKKNKSLVINDGVGETKAKTKANVEENGMNVEKAETEVKLKRKKKKESKTEGFGNELEHTEIHRKKKRSMEDEKILKKKKDKLINKETVTEEEKPEVKIKKKKKSKKAEEDDGKVEPEETEPKKKKVKVEEDEWSCERNITWAPESQSKRTKNSVKEDQVINTEAKDGGRKKKKVKEEQKDPQEFPQMDVTFLSAKSGNTDEVSINPVKKQLLREERLFRWRSTRLPNQINLQFWASGAQLSSTAPSSSRSSCG; this is translated from the exons ATGGAGGAGGAGACCAGTGAGGAGAACATAATGAAGAGGGTGAAAAAACTCaagaaaggaaaaatgttttcaccTGAAATCCAAAACTGTGATGCTGAGAACAGGAGCCAAGgccagacaaaaaaagaaaagaaatggaaaaaagtgggaaaagaagaggaggatgaaACTGGTCAGAAAGAGGacaagaaaaagacaaacaagAAGAAACGTGATAGTATTGCTATAACTGATGTTATAATTGTAGAGGATgataagaagaagaaaaagaagaagctgTTAGAAGATGATGTGAATCAAGTAAAAACAGATACtataaggaaagaaaaactagaAAAGATGAAAAGGAAAGAGGAGAATTTAAAGGATAAGTCTGTACAAGTCAAAcctgaaaatatgaagaaagaaGAAGGCGAACATATTCAGATTGGAAATGATGATTCTCCAAAGAAACCCAAGAAGGAAAAAGGCAAAATGTTAGTTTCAAGCACAGCGGAGACTGAAGAGGTAGttggagaaaagaaaagaaagaaaaataaatctcttgTTATTAATGATGGAGTTGGTGAAACAAAGGCAAAAACGAAAGCAAATGTGGAGGAAAATGGGATGAATGTAGAAAAAGCAGAGACTGAGGTCAaattaaaaaggaagaaaaagaaggaGAGTAAAACTGAGGGATTTGGAAATGAGCTTGAACATACTGAAAttcacagaaaaaagaaaagatcgATGGAGGATGAGAAAattctcaaaaagaaaaaagacaaattaataaacaaagagaCTGTAACAGAGGAGGAGAAACCTGAGGTAaagatcaaaaagaaaaaaaagagtaaaaaagcAGAAGAGGACGATGGGAAAGTAGAACCAGAGGAGACAGAgccaaagaagaagaaagtaaAAGTAGAGGAGGACGAGTGGAGCTGTGAGCGTAACATAACTTGGGCTCCTGAGTCACAGAGCaaaaggaccaaaaactcaGTTAAAGAAGATCAGGTCATCAACACTgaggccaaagatggagggagaaagaagaaaaaggtcAAAGAAGAGCAGAAAGACCCACAG GAGTTTCCCCAAATGGATGTGACCTTCCTATCAGCAAAGTCTGGAAACACAGATGAGGTCTCCATTAATCCAGTAAAAAAACAGCTCCT GAGAGAAGAAAGGCTCTTCAGATGGAGATCGACAAGGCTTCCCAACCAGATAAACCTACA GTTTTGGGCCAGTGGAGCACAGCTCAGTTCGACAGctcccagcagcagcagaagttcTTGCGGCTGA
- the exosc1 gene encoding exosome complex component CSL4 has translation MRWLSALPENMSPLRLSVPGEKLCSVEDCSTGTGVYQRHGYIYSSLAGYVLRKNEGEELPVISVVRETEAQLLPDVGAIVTCKVTGINSRFAKVHILYVGSTPLKDRFRGTIRKEDVRESEKDKVDIYKSFRPGDIVLAKVISLGDVQSTYLLTTAENELGVVVAHSEAGAQMIPISWREMQCPQTNAKEFRKVARVQPEYLEA, from the exons atGAGGTGGctctctgctcttcctgagaacATGTCACCACTGAGGTTGAGTGTCCCAG GTGAGAAGCTGTGCAGTGTAGAAGATTGTTCTACAGGGACTGGAGTGTACCAGCGACATGGTTACATATACTCCTCCCTCGCTGGCTACGTGCTGAGGAAAAACGAGGGAGAGGAG CTACCGGTGATCTCGGTGGTGAGAGAAACAGAAGCACAGCTGCTGCCGGATGTCGGAGCCATAGTCACCTGCAAG gtgACTGGCATCAACTCCAGGTTTGCTAAGGTCCATATCCTTTACGTCGGTTCCACACCACTGAAAGATCGCTTCAGGGGGACTATCAG AAAAGAAGACGTGCGAGAATCTGAGAAAGACAAG GTGGACATATACAAAAGCTTcagacctggtgacattgtCCTGGCAAAAGTT ATTTCCCTCGGGGACGTTCAGTCTACCTACTTGTTGACAACAGCAGAGAATGAACTGGGTGTGGTGGTGGCTCACAGTGAAGCAG GTGCCCAGATGATTCCCATCAGCTGGCGTGAGATGCAGTGCCCGCAGACCAACGCCAAAGAGTTTCGTAAAGTGGCCCGAGTGCAGCCTGAGTACCTGGAAGCATGA